AGTATCCGCACACTGAAACTGGTTAGGGTTTGCCATGTTGCGGAAAGGCTGCCCGCTGCTATTGGGGCGCACAATCTGATCGCCGATAAACCAGGATCCGGCTGTGGGATTGTAAGTAAAGCGTATAGCAGCGCCAAACACATCGCTGAACGATTCATTAAGCGCACCCGACTCACCGGCATATACCAGTGCTGCTGAAAATTCAGTTACACCGTGTGTGTATTCATGGCCAACAATTTCAAGTGAGGTGAGCGGGAAATAGTCCACGCCGTCGCCATCGCCGTATGCCATGTTTGTGCCGTTCCAGTAGGCATTTACATATAAACCGTCATGCACCTGACACAGTGCCGGCATACCCGCATTATCTTGTCCCACACGGCCGTAACGCTGATTAAAAAAGTCATACGTCATTTCTGTGCCCCAATGCCCGTCGGTTGCAAATTCATCAAGCGCGGCATTGGCCTGCCAGAAATTATCAGTATCAAAAATATCTGTAGGGCCAGGAGAATAGGTATGTATTCCACCACCACGACCGGTTTCTTTAAGCCGGTATGAAGTGGGGGATATGCTGTCGGTAACAATTGTTTGCGCACCATTGTGCCCGGTTACCGCCACACCATTCACGTCAATATGATACATGCGAAGCTGCTTGGCTACCAGCGCGCCGGTTTGTGCATTTACAAATACCCAGTTCCGGCCAATGGGTTCGTGCGCAAATACATCCACTTTCCAGGTAAGAAACCATTGCCCTGCATCATTTTTGCACACACGCAGTGCGGCTTCCTTTATTACCTGATCGCGCTTCAGTTCACCGGTTTCCCACTTGTACTTTGTGGCTCCCGTAATTTTCACAGCCGCATCAAGCGCCTGTGCATTATTCAGCAGAAGCATGTTTGATACGTTGATTCCTTTGTAATATTCACCGTTGGCAGAAACTACTTTGCCGTTTCGTGTATGTACGTAATACACGCCCCCTTCAACCTGTACATGGTTATACAACTGTCGGTAGCGGTAATGAACCATACCATATTTGTCATTCTCAGTAGCGTATAGTTCAAAGCGGGTTTCGTTTCCAGCCTTCAATAGTTGTTTAAGCCAGTTTTCAAAGCCGGTGTTTATTGTTAATGGTTGTTCAAAAACGGCAAAAGCTAGTGTTTGCCGCTCATCGCTGATGACTACTTTTTTGGTGCCCGGCACTACACGTTGTGCATCGGCGCCTGTATAAACAGCAGCTCCGGCCGACACAGCTACAGCAAAGGCGAGTACAAATGCGCTAATTTTTTTAAACATGGTGTTGAGTTTGGTGAGAGGATCGGGGAGATTCTTGTCTTAAGATAATTAATTTATTTTACCTGCTGAACAAGCATTGGGTTTCGGTGTGAAAAAACACGTTGGATTCCCGGAATTCAAACCAGCAAGCGATGAGAAGTTTTCGCGCCTTGTGTTGCCCTCAAAGCACATTTTTTACCCGTTCGTCTTGAGATATTCGCCAGATAAAGCCATCAAGCACATAATGTGTAAGTTGTGGCAGAGCAAGCAGCGGTACAATAAGGGCAAGCAGCTCGCTGTTTTCTGAAATGAAATTGAAATTCAATTCACCAAACACTTCCGGCCTTTCCTGCCACACCAGTATATCCCAAAGCCATTCTTCGGCAAAAGCAAATGCAAGCAGCAAACCGGCAAAAACTGTCAGCATACGCACGCTGAAGAGTTTTTGTAACCACGGCTGGCGTTCAGCCGTGTATGTGCGCCTGCCGTAAAACCAAATGAGCGCCATATACGGAATACCATGCGAAATCACATTGAGCAGCGTAAAGGTCATATCGCCGTTATAGTGGACAATACCAAAATACCACGAAGCGGCAGTGCCTGCAATTAATGCAGCGCGCGGGAAATTGAAGTTGCGTGTTTGTATGTACTGTGTTATTTCTTTTGCACACCAAATGGCGAGCAACAATAAATAGATAATTCCCGCCACGACCGCAATGCCATGAGCCGCAATACGGGGTTGCACAAAATCGCCGGCTACAAACCAGTGAAAATCGCGGCCGGGATGCAAATGCCACCACAGCAGCGGATAAAGCATGGTGGCATAAATGACCACCGAATCAATACGGCTTTTCCAGCTTTTGGTCTCGCGGCGCGAGTAAATGCGCATGAAGCCATATTGCTGGCGCACAAAATGAAACACAGCCACATAAGCCACCACACGCCAGAACCATTGCATACCAATCAGGCAAAGCAATACGCCAGCCACATAACATATAGCCGGAATTCCCAGCAGCAGCCATTTACGCTCCCGCATCAGGCTTTTATCGAAATACGTGCGGTAAAGTGTGCTGTACACATGCGCCACATCTATGCACAACACAAGTACAATCCATGCCGCTGTGTTTACCGGCTGCTGTTCGCCAAACCATTGCGGAAACAGCATAATGAGCAGCAGTCCCAGCAGCGGCGGGAAAAGAATAAACAAACCATCGGCCAGCGGCGAATGTATCCACGGTTGTTTATTCATGCGGCAAAAGATTGGCACATACTTTTTCAGCCGCAGCAATTCCCGCATAAAATGCTTCTTCGAAAATAGAAATACCGCTCAGATCGGAATGTGCAAAATGAATACAGTTGCCGATTGATTCAGCTGCGCGCATACGGCTTTCGCTCCACACAAAGCCGGGCAATGGTCTTATCATGGCATGTCCCCAAAGCCATACATCAATATTACTGATGCAGCTGCGGGCATTGGGATGCGCCTGCTCAAGTTCGGCAATGATCAGTTCGCACCACTGCGCGTGGGTAAGTTCGCTAGCTTCCTTTCTTGCTTCGGATGGCGGCAGGTGTGAGAGCGGCAGATAAAACGTAAATACAAATTCATCGCCGGGCATTTGCAGTTGCTGATGACAGGCATTCACATAGCCAAGTGATCTGCCTCCGTGAATCACATTGTCCCAGCTCAAAGGCACAGCACCATTGCTGTAAAATTCCTTCGCCGTAATATTGGCTACCATCCACGGCGAATAGCTGAATCCGGCAAGGTTTCGTGTAGCACTACCTTTCAGAAGCCGTGCAGCCACAAACTGGGGTACGGCAAGAATAATTTGCCGGGCTTCATAGCGTGTGGTCAGGCCGCTTCCGGCATCCCAAACATCTGCCAGCGATTCGTTTTCGCCCGGCATTACCGCAAAAGCCACCTGCCGGGTGCGGATATGTGAACCAATTTTCTCGCGCAGGGTATTCGCCAGCCGTGCATTGCCTTCAGGAAACGTAATTACGGAGCCTTCATTTTGTTCGTCTTCGGCATGCCGCGAGGCAAAATAATGTATGCCCGCCCACGCCGATGTTTCCTCAAGTGTAGTGCCGTAGTCGTCGCGGCAGCAATAATTCACATACTCCAGCAGCTCAGAAGCCGTATAACCTTGGCGGGTCATCCATTGCTGCATCGACAACCTGTCGAGACTGCGATATTGTTCGTCGGCGCTGCTGCGGTTGAGCGGAATGGTGAAAGCCTGTTTACCATCGCTGCCGGTGGCTTTGCGGTAAACCTCCATCTGTTGCAGAAAACGCGTTATCTGTTTTGCCGTTTCTGCGGTTAATCCATAGTGCGGCACTAAATCATTTTGCCAGCGGCTGTTGATGAATAACCGCTCCTGTGGCTCAAAGCTCAGATGCAATTCATTGTACAAAGGTTTCCCGTTTGCATCAAAACCGGTAATCGTGCCGTTTTCCTGCAGCAGAGCTGTCAGTTCAGTAAGCGAAGGGTGGGGAAGGGGCAGGTAATGCGCTCCCCAGGGAAATGCCGATACCGGATTGCTTCCGCCTCTGGCATTACCACCGGTTTCTGTTTCCAGTTCAATGAGCAGAAACGGAATGCCGGCCTGCTTCAGCTTTCGTGCGGCAGATAGCCCGGCCACACCGCCGCCAATAATAAGCGTACTTATTTTTTCGGTGCGCGAATGAGCGGGAAAATTGCCGGTACGCAGTTTGTGTCCCAGATCACTGCCTGCTCCCGTAAGCTTTCCGGGTACAGGTTTATTGATGTGCGGGGTATGGCAACGCGGAAGCAGGAGTGATGCCCCCGCAGCCAGCACAAGCCGCTGTAGAAACGCACTGCGACTGAGCTGCACAGAGAATGGCTTGTTTAATTTACCCTGCTCCATTCTTTTTCAAAGTAATGCACCAGTGCCTGATTGTTAAGCCGGTTCACCTCTGCCTCACGCCGGGCCATATCTTTGGGAAAATGAAACAGTTGTGCAAATGTGGGTTCGTCCAGAAAGCGAAGCCCCGGTGGGAAACCGGTTGTGCGCAACGGCTTGTTTTCCTGCTGAACAAGCATAAAACCCCATTCGCCGAAAGACGGCACCAGCGCATGATAAGGCTTTACAGTGAGTCCGCACGATTCAATGGTTTGGTGAATACACCAGAACGATTGCGGAGCATAAAAAGGAGAGGTTGATTGTATTACCGCCATGCCGCCGGGCGAAAGTGTGCGGCGAAGCATATCGTAAAATGTTTTGGTGTAGAGTTTACCTACGGAGTAATTGGACGGGTCGGGAAAATCAACCACAATAAAATCGAAAAGTTGCCGGTTTGCAGACAACCAGCGGAAGGCATCGGTGTTTTGAATGTTTACCTTACTGGAAAGCAATGAGCGTTGATTAAGCGAAGTAAGCAGCTGGTGCGAAGAGAAAAGCCCCGTCATGTGCGGATCAAGATCAACCAGTACGATTTGTTTTACCGACGGGTATTTCAGCAATTCCCGCACCGCCAAACCATCGCCTCCGCCAAGCACAAGTACGCGCTGTGCATTGTTTACCTGAATCATTCCCGGGTGGACTAATGCTTCGTGATAGCGGTATTCATCAGTTGAACTGAATTGAAGGTTGCCATTTAAAAACAAACGAAGTTCATCGCCGTTTTTGGTGAGTACCATGCGCTGGTAAGGTGTGGAAGCCGAATACACGACATTGGCCTGATAGGTGGTTTCTTCGGTTTGTTCCATAATCCTGTCGGCATACACCATGCCTGCCACCAGTGCCAGTATTGACGTGATACCCGATATGGCGAGATAACGTCTGGTAGGGAGCTCGGCGCGAAATGCATAAACAAGATACAACCCCACACCGGCATTCATAAGGCCAAACAGCATCGACGTGCGGATGAGCCCGAGATAAGGCACAAGGAGCAACGGAAATATTACCGAAGCCAGCAGCGCCCCGATATAATCAAACGTAAATACTTTCGACACAAGATCGCGGAACGCTACGCGGTCTTTTAATATGCGCAGCAGCAGCGGTATTTCAAGCCCCACCAGCGTGCCGGTAATCCCCACCAGCAAATAAAGCAGCAGCCTGAACGATTCGATATGCGGAAAAAGATAAAACAGCAGCGCCGAACTGAAGCCGCCAATCAACCCAACCAGAATTTCAATCTGGATAAACCAGCCAAGCAGGTTGCGCTCGAAATAGCGTGAAAGCCACGAGCCGATGCCCATCGCAAAAAGATAAACACCGATAATGGTAGAGAATTGTGTAACCGAATCGCCAAGCAGATAGCTTGCCAGCGTGCCCGCAACCAGTTCATACACCAGTCCGCACGTGGCTACCACAAAAACGGCAAGCAGCAGCAGTAATTGCATGGCCCGTTATCCGTGAATGGCTGCGGCAATAATCCAGCCCAGCGCAAGCATAAAACCGGCAGCCAGAATAGCTAATGCCGTATTCTGCTTTTCCACAATTTCTTTCCACAGGTTATGCCGTACCACTAGCCGGTCAATAACCCAGAAAGCAAATACCAGCACAGCTATTCCGATAACGGAATAAACCAGCGAACTGA
This genomic window from Bacteroidota bacterium contains:
- a CDS encoding FAD-dependent oxidoreductase is translated as MQLSRSAFLQRLVLAAGASLLLPRCHTPHINKPVPGKLTGAGSDLGHKLRTGNFPAHSRTEKISTLIIGGGVAGLSAARKLKQAGIPFLLIELETETGGNARGGSNPVSAFPWGAHYLPLPHPSLTELTALLQENGTITGFDANGKPLYNELHLSFEPQERLFINSRWQNDLVPHYGLTAETAKQITRFLQQMEVYRKATGSDGKQAFTIPLNRSSADEQYRSLDRLSMQQWMTRQGYTASELLEYVNYCCRDDYGTTLEETSAWAGIHYFASRHAEDEQNEGSVITFPEGNARLANTLREKIGSHIRTRQVAFAVMPGENESLADVWDAGSGLTTRYEARQIILAVPQFVAARLLKGSATRNLAGFSYSPWMVANITAKEFYSNGAVPLSWDNVIHGGRSLGYVNACHQQLQMPGDEFVFTFYLPLSHLPPSEARKEASELTHAQWCELIIAELEQAHPNARSCISNIDVWLWGHAMIRPLPGFVWSESRMRAAESIGNCIHFAHSDLSGISIFEEAFYAGIAAAEKVCANLLPHE
- a CDS encoding polyamine aminopropyltransferase translates to MQLLLLLAVFVVATCGLVYELVAGTLASYLLGDSVTQFSTIIGVYLFAMGIGSWLSRYFERNLLGWFIQIEILVGLIGGFSSALLFYLFPHIESFRLLLYLLVGITGTLVGLEIPLLLRILKDRVAFRDLVSKVFTFDYIGALLASVIFPLLLVPYLGLIRTSMLFGLMNAGVGLYLVYAFRAELPTRRYLAISGITSILALVAGMVYADRIMEQTEETTYQANVVYSASTPYQRMVLTKNGDELRLFLNGNLQFSSTDEYRYHEALVHPGMIQVNNAQRVLVLGGGDGLAVRELLKYPSVKQIVLVDLDPHMTGLFSSHQLLTSLNQRSLLSSKVNIQNTDAFRWLSANRQLFDFIVVDFPDPSNYSVGKLYTKTFYDMLRRTLSPGGMAVIQSTSPFYAPQSFWCIHQTIESCGLTVKPYHALVPSFGEWGFMLVQQENKPLRTTGFPPGLRFLDEPTFAQLFHFPKDMARREAEVNRLNNQALVHYFEKEWSRVN
- a CDS encoding DUF350 domain-containing protein, with amino-acid sequence MNEFLSTKPLISSLVYSVIGIAVLVFAFWVIDRLVVRHNLWKEIVEKQNTALAILAAGFMLALGWIIAAAIHG